One Nostoc sp. CENA543 genomic window, AAACTCATTCCTCAACCTCGTCAACCCCTTTGGGGAATTCAAAATACTCTACGAGAAGGCTTGCGCCTACAAAATTCAAAATTCAAAATTATTTACACTAGCTTTCAGCAGTTACAGTAGTTGTTAGTTCTGCTGGTTGCTTGTCAGAAGCAAGCCTTAAGAATTAGTCATGATTTCATTACTTGTTTCCCTGGTGGAGACACGATTTACTAAGTCTCTACTTTCTGTCGGTGCAGTGGTAGAAACCATCGCCGCCATTAACTGTTCTAATGCAACCTTAAATGGGAGTCGATGAATATCAGATTCAGGTGCTAACGCGACTTCGGCGGCTGTTTGTAACTCACCCAGGGTAATGTTCCCTAAACCCAAATCTGCTAATTTTTGCGGCAGTCCAATCTCTGCGTAAAACTTTAATAATTGTTGTCTGGATGCGGCTGCTAATTGATTACCTTGTACCATTTCTTCTAAACGCAGCTGCACTAAAATGCCGAAGGCGACTTTTTCCCCGTGGATGCTGCTGTGTCCGGCTATGTGCGTTAACCCATTATGCACCGCATGAGCAGCCACAGTGCGGCATTGCGCCCCACCCAAGCCACCAATTACCCCAGCTAGTAAGACGGAAGCGTCTACAACTTCTTGCCAAACTTCACTCCCTGGATTTTCCAAGGCGGCGGCTGACTTTTGAAATAAGATATCCCGTAAGACTCGCGCCTGTTGGACGGCGGCGATAATTAAAGTCTGTTCTAAATGCCCACTGCTAACAGATGCTTCATACCATTTAGCGATCGCATCCCCAATTCCTGCTACTAAAGTATGTGGTGGGGCAGTTTTCACTAAATCGTAGTCCAGGATAACCAAATCAGGACAGCGAGACAAAGCCACATCATACAAAAATGCCCCCGACTCAGAATAGACATTCGATAAAGCTGTCCAAGCGGCACAGGTAGCGGCTGAGGTGGGGATAGTAGCGATGGGTAACTGTAATTGATGGGCAACTAATTTGGCTGTATCTAAAGCCTTACCGCCACCCACACCGATAATTACATCGGCTTTATGTTCTTTAGCTGCCTTTCTCAGTGATTTTAGGCTAGTTTCGGCACAATCTGCACCATAGGAAACAGGGGTGACATAGAGATTGTGCTGTTCTAAAATTGGCTGTAAAATTTCCTGGGCGATCGCAATAGTGCTATTGCCTGCCACAATTAACGGACGGCTGCCTAACTTGGCAATTTCTAAAGCTGCGGCGGACAATATATTTGACCCACGCATCACTTTGGCAGGGGCTACTGCTAGCGTGAGTAGAGAAGTGGAAGTTTGAGTAGACAAGGCTGGAGTAGATATTTGATTAGACATATACTCTAGTTTGCCAAAAACCTTGATGTTTCTTAATAAATTTAAATTTATCGCAACTGCTGCTCGGACATGGCCACCCCTGTGTTTCTAGTGGGAGTCATTCACGGATGCTGCTCATTGTCCATAAATTCAGAAATATCAAAGTTTTGAATAACTATATGGTTTATTAAAGATACCACTGTCAGAATACTCAGGGAAAGTAAATATTAGAGCGTCTAACGAATTTGATACAGAGTAGACTGTATGTATATTGCGTGGATGACGCTGTTAAATTCATTTAGGTAATATCTTAATCTAAAATTAACAAATATTGTATATCTAAATACAAAAAATAATTTTTTCTTAGGAAACGCTGATAATTTAGTGCAGGAATACGAGCTGAACTACAAAAGAGTCTCAAAACCTCAATTGCAGCCCAGCCCATAAACATAGGCTAATTAAGCATCAGATTTGGGCAGTTGAGCGAACTTTTCGGGATATATTTCCACGCTTAAATTTTGGTCTTCACGACTCACGAGCGATCGCCTAGCTTCACCTAAGTACACTGGAATAGATAAGCCTGGTTCTGGGTGAATAATGGTACGCGCCCGAATTATTAGCTGATTATCACCATTTCTACCCCCACGCCCGAAAGAATAGAGATTACTAGCCGCTTGCAGTAAGGTAGCTTCTACTTCATCCGGTGAAATCTGCGGTGATGTGGCAATGACAGCTTGATTTGAGCCATTATCATAAACTAGGGTATATCTAACCGCGCCAGGAATCACGGTACGGCTTAAAGGGACTATCGACAGGGCAAACAAACCAGCAGTTAGCACCAACATAAAACCAGTTGTACCTACTAGCCGAAAGCGGATACCCCATTTAAACAAAAAAGCTAATATTGCTAAAGCAGCAAATACCAGTGTGGCAATACCTGACCATTGAGTGTATTGCAGAAATTCAGCTGTTGTAAGCATACAAATTGGCTACGAATGGCGTTTGATAAACATACCTATTTTAAGCCCTGACGGAATGGGGACAGGAGTTGGGGATTGGGGGTTGGGGATTGGTGACTGGGGAATAGTCCAGTAGTGGCGTGGCAAGCCTTAAATGCTGCATTAAAAAATCGATTTTATCTGCGTTTATCCGCGTTTATCTGCGTTTTTATCAAACTTAATGCCCGGTTTTAGCCTTGCCACGCCAGTAGTGTGCGTTAAAGCAAAGCTTAACGCACCTCCATCATATGATGCGTTGCGGCTACATATCATCAAAGTCTTTATCTAGTACAACTACTCCAAGCTTTTTTAATAGCCTCTGTAAATCATCTCGATTTATATTTCCTGTTGATTCTTGAATGAAATCACAAATATTGCGTTGAGTTGCAAGATGAGAAAGTATTTTTATTAGTTCTGTAATTAATATTTTGCCAACATCGTTAAATATTGCTATTTTGATATATCTTTAATTTATCAAAAAATAAGCATAAAAAAAGACATCTTTTCAGATGTCTGTTATGCAGGAAAAAACTAAACTGTTTTTCCCTACACCTTCCCAACAATCAGCAACAGTGGCTAATTTGAGTTAGCCACACTCACAGTCACAAACGTGAATGTAATTATCTTATTAACTACAACCTCTAAATAGCCGCAGTGTAACCACTGAAAATTAATTAAGGTGATTATTGAGAATTCGTAGTGGGATATACCACCGCAATCATCTTGAGATTTGTTGATTTTTTATAAAGCAGATTGTGGGTAATAATGTATTAATTGGTCGAATAAAGCCATAAACCAAAAGAACTTTAGCCTTGTTTAAGTAGAACGGTGTAAATAATTCAAGGTTTGTAGTGAGGACTTTAGTCCTCTGATAAGGACTGAAGTCCTTACTACGAACTAGATTCCAATCTTTTTACATTACTTCACATAGTTTGTTTTTTTCAAGTCGTTCTGACTTGAAAAAGGGGTGTAGGGGTATAGAGGTGTAAGGGTGTAAGGGAAAGACTTTTTCATGTTTTCTTGTGTACGCAGTTCATGACGGCTACTTACTGTTTCCTATTTCATGTTTTCTAGCATCATGCTGATAGTGGTGATACGTAATTCCAGAAACAGCCGCCAATAATAACCAAGATATCGTGTTTAATCGGAAATCAAAAAGAGTCACATCAACTGTATTAAATAGCAGCCATTCTATCAAAACTACAAGATAGCTAAAAATGATTACTCGATTTTCTGTAATTAGAGAATGGGATTTTTGCAGAAGTTGGATACCGGAAAATAATATCCAGCCTAGTAAGCCAAAAAATAATAAAGTAGCTGGTAATCCGGTTTCGGCGGAAAGCATCAAAAATAAATTATGGGGGTGTCCCAAATCGATATTCATGTGCGCTTTGTAGAGGGCGGAAAAATTACGTAAACCCCACCCTGTCCACGGATGTTGCTGAGTCAAAGACCAAGCAAATTGCCATTGAGTTTTTCGCATTAAAGCCACTGGCCGGTCTGGGTATAGTTCATCATTGAGCCTAGCCCAAAAGAAAGCGGGGACAATGCGACGAAATAATTGGGCTACTGGCGCAGGTGCAAAAGCTGCTAATAAAACACTAGCGACAATTCCAGTCACCGCGCCCACCAGTAAACGCCAACCTTGATATAGTGCAAAGGCTAAACAGGCAAGGATCGCGATCGCCCATCCGTTACGCGAATTAGTTAAAATCAAAGCTGCAAAATCAGCCACTAAAATCAATGGCAGCCAATAATAAGGATTACGCAGTAAGGATTTATAGCGTTTCCCAGTTCCTAGTCTCCAATCCCCAATCCCCCTTTCTAGCAATAACCCTAATCCCAAAGTGAAGACAATCGCTAAATAAGCTGCAAAAATGTTGGCGTGCATGAAAATAGACGACATTCTCCCTGGGGGATTGCCACCGGATGCGATCGCCACATCTAGGACTAAAATTTGTAACTGGGATGTCCAGCCAAAAAACAACTGTCCAAAACCCATGATTAAAACTGGGACAGAACCAATCACAAAAATCCAGGCTAGACGTTTTAATTGATTACCCGTTTGAATTAAGGCACTCAACCCAGCAAACACCAAAAAAAACGGCAGTAAATTAAATAAACCAATAAAAGCGGCTGGTTTATCTACTGCCAAGCTAGAAGATATCAGCAATAGGATAGTAAAAACTGCAAAGCCCTGATTAATGGGAGTGTGGATAATTTTGCGGTTTTGGCGCAACCAACTAAATAGAGTGGCAAATCCTATACTTACAGCTCCCAAAAAAGGGCTTAATGGGAATATTAATAGCCCGATTTGCAGTAATTTCCAGGGTAATTGCAGATTATGAGGGGAATAACGATCAAAACCTAACTTCAAGCTAACTCCCAACATTCGCTACGGGTGAGACGAATTTGCGCCAAAGCAAAAATAGTGGGGATGATTCGACCATAGTTAGTGGTAATCATTCTCCAACCCAAGTCTGCAAAGAACCAAGTCCACATCATCGGCCCTACCAAAGCAAAGACACTGCGAACTGCTGTATAACGTGCAGCATTCAAAGCCATACCTCGACGTGCCATTTGCAATGTGACATAGCTTTGAAACTGTGCAGTTGCGGCTTGAGAACCTGCAATCACAGCATCTTTAGCTACTTGATAGGTGGCAAAGTGAATGGCGAATTGTCGGGCAATTTGTTGTAGGATGAAGGGCTTAACTACAGATGTTACAGCTAAAGCACTACCACCTTTTAGCAGTAAACCCAATGGATCATGTTGTAATAAAGGTGGTAGAGGTTCTGAATGTTCTGATTTTGCTAGTTGATTGTGAAATTGTACAGTCAATTTTTGTTTTTCATTATCTGGTAGTTTTTTCCAAACTTGTCCTAGCAGATATAAAAATACTTCTGCTTCTAAATCTATAGTTGTTAAATTGACAGAATAAGGAATTTTTAAGTATTTACAGACTTGAATTAGTGCTTGACGGTAAGTAACTTGGTTTGTACGTCCACGTAAAACTGTCATTCCGTCTGCGGCTAAAAAGCGAAAGCGACCTTCTAAGGAGTCCAGCCAAGCACGACGATTTTGGCTTTGAACTTCGATAGGTTCAGGCGTTTGGAGATAATCTAAAGGATTAAACTTCTTACTAAACAAAATTGCTGTTAAATCTTGCAATTCATCTTCGCTGGCTAACTCTAACGCCGCCCTTAGCTCATCCAATTTCCTTTCCTCCCTTCCATAGAGCATATCTGTACCCTATTCTACTAGGCGATCGCGGATTCAGGATTGGCATCGATATCAAGGTTTATGGAACACACCTTTGACATTATTCCTCAATGCTGAAATCTACCTTATCGTAAATATCCCCTAGCAAAACCTGACAAGGAATAGAAGCCAAAGACAATATGACATCTGGGTCGTCGTACTCAGAGAAAATCCACTTATTATGATCAGTTTTGCAATACTGCTCAACATGAATTTTATACTGGTCAATCAGAATATACTCCTGAAAACTCGGAATTGACCGATAAGCCGCAAATTTTTCATCCCTGTCATAACTTCTGGTGGATTTTGATAGCACTTCAGCAATAAACACCGGATTAATCAAAGTATCTCGTCTTCCCTCCTGATATTCCAAAGGAGTTTTTATGACCATGACATCAGGGTAAGTGTGAATTCGTCTGTTGGGTATCCATAGACGTTGGTCTGTAGTAGAAACTCGATAAGGCTGACGCTTCAGAAGTCCGTTGATTATACCAC contains:
- a CDS encoding iron-containing alcohol dehydrogenase family protein, producing the protein MSNQISTPALSTQTSTSLLTLAVAPAKVMRGSNILSAAALEIAKLGSRPLIVAGNSTIAIAQEILQPILEQHNLYVTPVSYGADCAETSLKSLRKAAKEHKADVIIGVGGGKALDTAKLVAHQLQLPIATIPTSAATCAAWTALSNVYSESGAFLYDVALSRCPDLVILDYDLVKTAPPHTLVAGIGDAIAKWYEASVSSGHLEQTLIIAAVQQARVLRDILFQKSAAALENPGSEVWQEVVDASVLLAGVIGGLGGAQCRTVAAHAVHNGLTHIAGHSSIHGEKVAFGILVQLRLEEMVQGNQLAAASRQQLLKFYAEIGLPQKLADLGLGNITLGELQTAAEVALAPESDIHRLPFKVALEQLMAAMVSTTAPTESRDLVNRVSTRETSNEIMTNS
- a CDS encoding Ycf51 family protein, yielding MLTTAEFLQYTQWSGIATLVFAALAILAFLFKWGIRFRLVGTTGFMLVLTAGLFALSIVPLSRTVIPGAVRYTLVYDNGSNQAVIATSPQISPDEVEATLLQAASNLYSFGRGGRNGDNQLIIRARTIIHPEPGLSIPVYLGEARRSLVSREDQNLSVEIYPEKFAQLPKSDA
- a CDS encoding O-antigen ligase produces the protein MLGVSLKLGFDRYSPHNLQLPWKLLQIGLLIFPLSPFLGAVSIGFATLFSWLRQNRKIIHTPINQGFAVFTILLLISSSLAVDKPAAFIGLFNLLPFFLVFAGLSALIQTGNQLKRLAWIFVIGSVPVLIMGFGQLFFGWTSQLQILVLDVAIASGGNPPGRMSSIFMHANIFAAYLAIVFTLGLGLLLERGIGDWRLGTGKRYKSLLRNPYYWLPLILVADFAALILTNSRNGWAIAILACLAFALYQGWRLLVGAVTGIVASVLLAAFAPAPVAQLFRRIVPAFFWARLNDELYPDRPVALMRKTQWQFAWSLTQQHPWTGWGLRNFSALYKAHMNIDLGHPHNLFLMLSAETGLPATLLFFGLLGWILFSGIQLLQKSHSLITENRVIIFSYLVVLIEWLLFNTVDVTLFDFRLNTISWLLLAAVSGITYHHYQHDARKHEIGNSK
- a CDS encoding YaaW family protein translates to MDELRAALELASEDELQDLTAILFSKKFNPLDYLQTPEPIEVQSQNRRAWLDSLEGRFRFLAADGMTVLRGRTNQVTYRQALIQVCKYLKIPYSVNLTTIDLEAEVFLYLLGQVWKKLPDNEKQKLTVQFHNQLAKSEHSEPLPPLLQHDPLGLLLKGGSALAVTSVVKPFILQQIARQFAIHFATYQVAKDAVIAGSQAATAQFQSYVTLQMARRGMALNAARYTAVRSVFALVGPMMWTWFFADLGWRMITTNYGRIIPTIFALAQIRLTRSECWELA
- a CDS encoding Uma2 family endonuclease, which codes for MTIAQEQHYYSPEEYIEMEVNSEEKHEYIDGQIILMAGGTPDHSQIVLNFGGIINGLLKRQPYRVSTTDQRLWIPNRRIHTYPDVMVIKTPLEYQEGRRDTLINPVFIAEVLSKSTRSYDRDEKFAAYRSIPSFQEYILIDQYKIHVEQYCKTDHNKWIFSEYDDPDVILSLASIPCQVLLGDIYDKVDFSIEE